The following proteins come from a genomic window of Cronobacter muytjensii ATCC 51329:
- the urtD gene encoding urea ABC transporter ATP-binding protein UrtD codes for MHAIDTLHTRQYETDRFRAQTDPVLQLENINVSFDGFKALTDLTLSIGVGELRCIIGPNGAGKTTLMDVITGKTRPQSGRVIYDQETDLTRLTPVDIARRGIGRKFQKPTVFEALTVAENLELAQKGDKTVRGTLRARLSGEQRDRIDEMLMTLRLAGERRRPAGALSHGQKQFLETGMLLMQEPHLLLLDEPAAGMTDAETEYSAELFRALAGKHSLMVVEHDMGFVETIADKVTVLHQGQVLAEGSLAEVQANEQVIEVYLGR; via the coding sequence AAAACATTAATGTCAGTTTCGACGGGTTTAAGGCGCTCACCGATCTGACGCTTTCCATCGGCGTCGGCGAGCTGCGTTGCATTATCGGCCCCAACGGCGCAGGGAAAACCACGCTGATGGATGTGATTACCGGGAAAACCCGGCCCCAGAGCGGGCGGGTTATCTACGATCAGGAAACCGACCTGACGCGGCTCACGCCGGTGGACATTGCGCGGCGCGGCATCGGGCGCAAATTCCAGAAGCCAACCGTCTTTGAGGCTTTGACGGTCGCGGAGAATCTGGAACTCGCGCAAAAGGGCGACAAAACGGTGCGCGGTACGCTGCGTGCGCGGCTTAGCGGCGAACAGCGGGATCGCATTGATGAAATGCTCATGACGCTGCGCCTGGCAGGCGAGCGTCGCCGCCCGGCTGGCGCGCTCTCCCATGGGCAAAAGCAGTTTCTGGAGACAGGCATGCTGCTGATGCAGGAGCCGCATCTGCTGCTGCTCGACGAGCCAGCGGCGGGGATGACCGACGCCGAAACGGAATACTCCGCCGAGCTGTTTCGCGCGCTCGCCGGGAAGCATTCGCTGATGGTGGTGGAGCACGACATGGGCTTTGTGGAAACCATCGCCGATAAAGTGACGGTGCTGCATCAGGGCCAGGTGCTGGCAGAGGGGTCGCTTGCCGAGGTGCAGGCGAACGAGCAGGTGATTGAAGTCTATCTTGGGCGTTAA
- the urtE gene encoding urea ABC transporter ATP-binding subunit UrtE encodes MLEVSELNQYYGGSHILRGVSLAARAGEVTCLLGRNGVGKSTLLKCLMGLIPARSGEVTWQGNVITRHKPHQRVGAGIAYVPQGREIFPRLTVEENLLMGLSRFHGAQAKRVPEEIYTLFPVLKAMRQRRGGDLSGGQQQQLAIGRALASRPQLLILDEPTEGIQPSVIKEIGAVIRELAARGDMAILLVEQFYDFAAGLADNYLVMSRGTIIQRGRGADMDAEGVRGLVAI; translated from the coding sequence ATGTTAGAAGTCAGCGAACTGAATCAATATTACGGCGGCAGCCATATTCTGCGCGGCGTGTCGCTTGCGGCGCGCGCAGGCGAAGTCACCTGTCTGCTCGGACGCAACGGGGTGGGGAAAAGCACGCTGCTGAAATGCCTGATGGGGCTGATTCCGGCGCGCTCAGGCGAGGTCACCTGGCAGGGCAACGTCATCACCCGCCATAAGCCGCACCAGCGTGTCGGGGCGGGGATCGCGTATGTGCCGCAGGGGCGTGAGATTTTCCCGCGCCTGACCGTTGAGGAAAATCTGCTGATGGGGCTGTCACGCTTTCACGGCGCGCAGGCGAAGCGGGTGCCGGAGGAGATCTACACGCTGTTTCCGGTGCTGAAAGCGATGCGCCAGCGGCGCGGCGGCGATCTTTCCGGCGGTCAGCAACAACAGCTCGCCATCGGACGCGCGCTGGCGAGCCGTCCGCAACTGCTGATCCTCGACGAGCCGACCGAAGGCATTCAGCCGTCTGTTATCAAAGAAATTGGCGCGGTGATCCGCGAGCTGGCGGCGCGCGGCGATATGGCCATTCTGCTGGTGGAGCAGTTCTACGACTTCGCCGCCGGGCTTGCGGACAACTATCTGGTGATGTCGCGCGGGACGATTATCCAGCGCGGTCGCGGCGCGGACATGGACGCCGAGGGCGTAAGAGGGCTGGTGGCGATTTAG